In Flavobacterium praedii, the DNA window TTTTATCAGCTCCAATTAGTAATACTTTTTTGTATCTTCCAGATTGAACATATGCGGCAGCTGTAGACATTCCGTAAAGAAAACTAGAACATGCAGCTTGTAAGTCGTAGGCAAAAGCATTGGTAGCTCCTATTGCGGTTGCTACATATACACCAGTAGAAGCTACTGGCATGTCTGAGGTTGCAGTTGCCATTAAAATTAAATCAATTTCAAGAGGGTCAATGTTTGCTTTTGCTATTAAATCTTGAGCAGCTTTTATTGCAAGAAATGAAGTTCCTTTATCACTATCTTTTAGTATTCTTCTTTCTTTAATTCCTGTGCGTGTGGTTATCCATTCGTCATTTGTATCGACCATTGTTTCTAATACTTTGTTTGAAAGAACAAAGTCGGGAACATAACCACCAACTGCGGTAATTGCGGCTGTAATTGTACTCATTATATGCGATTATTTATTGTCAAATGTTGCCATTTGCAAAATTTTTAAAAGACTTTAAAATTACAATAAAAAAACTAAATTAGCTGTTTTTAAGTTTTCTTATTTGGGGAAATTATAAACAACAAAAAAAACTCTCACGTAGTGAGAGTTCCAATATTATTTACAAAAACGTATTAAGCAAGAGCTACAGATTTATCTATAACAACTTGTCCTCTGTAATACATTTTTCCTTCATGCCAGTAGGCTCTGTGGTATAAATGCGCTTCTCCAGTGATAGGACATGTAGCGATTTGAGCTACAGTAGCTTTGTAATGTGTTCTTCTTTTGTCTCTTCTTGTTTTCGAGATTTTTCTCTTAGGATGTGCCATTTTACTATATTATTTATCCGTTAATAGTTGCTTTAATTTGTCCCAACGTGGGTCTATATTCTCTTCTTTTTTCTCTTCTTTTTTTTCCTTCTTTTGTTCTTCAATTGCTAATTCTTTCAGTTTTGTCAAAGCTTCTGTTTTTAAACTTCCATCTTTGATTCCTGGATGAACCCTTCGTAATGGAATTGAAAGAACGATCATCTCATAAATATATTGAGAGATGTCAATCTCAAATTCGCCAAACGGTACGATTAACAATTCCTCATTATCATTATTATAAGTATCTCCAAATCGAACAATTAATTTTAATTTTCCTTTTACGGGTAAATCAAAATCTTCACTTGTTAGATCACAAGGCACATTAACTGTTCCTTTATGTTTGAAATCAATTTCTAAAAGGTTGCTTTTTTTGTCTAAAACTACACTTACTCTGATATCTGAATTTTGAAATTCATTATAATCAAAGATTTCAAAGAACGCGTTATTTATTTGATACTCAAATTTGTGTTTTCCTAGCTTCAATCCTACGAAAGGAATTACATATTCTTTAGTCTTGCTCATTTCAACAACAATTTGCCCTAAACTTCGGGAGTGCAAAGATATAAAATAAATGGAAATCTAATAATGTTATTCACCTTTTTTTGTTTACAACTGTTTTTCTTTTGTTTTTAGAGGCTTTTGGCTGATTTCAGCATATTGATTTCTGGAATTATAGATGTCAATTGCAAGATAAACCGCTTCTTTGAAAGAATTATAGTCGGCTTTATTTTTGCCAGCAATGTCATAAGCAGTTCCATGATCAGGAGAAGTCCTAATTTTATTTAGACCTGCTGTATAGTTTACGCCGTTTCCAAATGAAAGTGTTTTAAAAGGGATTAGCCCTTGATCGTGATACGTAGCGATAATGGCATCATATTTTTCATATTGATTGCTTCCAAAGAAACCGTCAGCGGCAAATGGGCCAAAAACTAAAGTGCCTTTTTCGAATAATTTTTTTAAAGCCGGCTTCAGTACAGCATCATCTTCGGTACCTATAACACCGCCATCTCCACAATGGGGATTTAAGCCTAAAACTGCAATTTTTGGTTTATTGATACTAAAATCTTGAATTAAGGTTTTCTTTATTGTTTCTATTTTCTTAAAAATCAACTCTTCAGTTAAATGAGAAGCTACTTCGTTAATAGGCACATGATCTGTCAATAAACCAACTCTTAAGTTGTCTTGAACCATTAACATTAAAGCATTGCCTTCCAATTCTTGATCCAAATAATCTGTGTGTCCAGGAAATTTAAACGTATCTGATTGAATGTTGTATTTGTTGATAGGAGCAGTTACCAAAACATCAATAGTTCCTTCTTTTAGTGCTTTAGTGGCTGCTATAAAGGACTTAATGGCATATTCCCCAACTTTTTCGTCATTTACTCCAAGATTTATATCAATCCCTTCTTTCCATAGATTAAAAACATTGACTTTGCCAACGACAATTTGATCTAATTTATCTATGCCATGAAGCGCAACAGTAGATTCAAAATTTTTTCTAATAAACGACAGTATCTTTACATTGGCAAAAATAACTGGGGTACAAAGTTCAAGCATACGAGAATCCTCGAATGTTTTTAGAACCACTTCGCTTCCAATACCGTTCAAATCTCCTATTGAAATCCCTACGATTATATTTTCTGCTTTTTTCATAATGTCCTTAAGTTATTTATTGCTATTTTTGAAGTGCAAATTTAGTAAAATAAAACAAGAAATGTTTACAGGAATTATTGAAACACTAGGAACTGTTCAAGAAGTTAAAAAAGAACAAGATAATCTCCATATTACTATCGATTCTTCCATCACTGAAGAATTAAAAGTAGATCAAAGTGTGGCGCATAATGGAATATGCTTAACCGTTGTTGCTATAGATAAGGATCTTTATACTGTTACTGCTATAGGAGAAACAATAAAGAAGACAAATATTTCAACTTGGGATGTAGGTGATAAAATTAATCTAGAACGAGCGATGAAATTAGGTGATCGATTAGACGGTCACATCGTACAAGGACATGTTGACCAAGTTGGGACATGTGTTGCGGCAAATGAAACTAATGGGAGTTGGTTTTATACCTTTGAATACGATTCTTCATTACAAAATATTACTATTGAAAAGGGATCTATCACTGTAAATGGGGTTAGTTTGACAGTTGTGGATTCAGGTAAAAATAATTTCAGTGTTGCAATTATACCTTATACTTATGAGCACACCAATTTTCATACTTTTGTAGTTGGAACCAAAGTGAATTTGGAATTTGATGTAATTGGGAAGTATGTCTCTAGACTTTATAGTAACAAATAAATTACAGATAATGTCTGTATCAAAAAAGCGTCAATTAAATTGACGCTTTTTTGATTTTTATGTGTTTGTAAATTGTATACAAGCCGTATAGAGTTACTATTGTTAATACAATTGTTAAATTCTCGTCTATTGGTAGATCTGGAGGTTGTCCTTTACCTGTTGGTGAAGGGGGATTTGGTCCAGCAAATCCAAACATACTGAACAGCAAAAGAATAAGTGTGCTAAAGGATTTTTTGAAGACCATATTTATAACTTATTGTAAAAACAGAAAATAAATTTATATTAATTCCAGAAGTAATTTAGTTTTTCTAAAAAAAACATTCTTTACTAATTTTAATGCGCAAACTTACAACTATTTTTTTTATAAGCTTAATTGAAAATAGCGTCAATCTGCATAATTTAACGCTTAAAATTTAACTTATTGCTATTTTTGTATGAAAAGTAAGAGTAATTTAAAAAATAGTATCTTTTTTAATACAAACCAAAAAGCGTAGAATTTCATAAATTCTTTTTTTGAATAGTATGATACCAGCGAAGAGGATTCAATTAAACCTCATGGTGTTAAAAATTAATATTGTTCTGTAAATTTGATTAAGGTGAAAATATCTGTTTTTTAAAGAAGTTATTTTTCTAAAACAATGCATTACTATTTTTCCACACAATCCAAAGAAACAATCCCAAATACATCATACAAACCACAAATTTCATAAAAGAAGAAGCCAGAAAGCCCAGAAGGGAGCCTGTAGCCGCTTTCAAAGCACGTTTGTGGTTTTTGTTGTCATATATAAGTTCTCCTATAAATGCACCAACAAACGGCCCGATAATAAAGCCCAAAGGAATTGGAGCAAAAATACCAACAATCAAACCAATATTGGTTCCCCAAATGCCATAGGAACTTCCGCCAAATTTTTTGGTTCCCTTGGCAGGAATGATATAATCCAAAACGGTAAGCACAATAGTAATCAACAAGGAAATACCCAAAATCCAATAGTTGGCGGGAACAGCAGTCGTAAAATACAACAATACAATTCCAACCCAGCTTATGCTTGGTCCAGGCAGAACAGGCAAAAAACTCCCAAAAACACCTACAACAACACAAACAAAACCCAATGACAAAAGCAGGATATCCATAAAAATATTTTTAGTAATTTTGATGCCAATAATACAAGACCTTAATCATATACGAATATGAGGAAAATAATTGTATTTTTATAACATATTTGTCCCATTCAAAAAACAAACATTGAAGCAGTTTCCCTTTTTTATAGTCTTTATACTTTTTAATTCCTGTCAATATTTTGACAAGCAGGTTCCTTCCGAAAAGGAATTGTTGCAAAAGGAGTTGAAGTCCATCAATTGGAAAGAGGTAGACGAATATCCATCGGTTGTCGATTGTGACAAAATCGAGGATAAAAAACAACGCCAACAATGTTTCTTTGAGGTTTTAACCCAGTTAATTCAAGAGAAATTGTGCAATGACACCTTAGCCATGCTTTATCCGGAGTTGGACACGATTGAAGTCAAAGTGACCGTTTTCCCGAATGCCACCATGAAATTTGAACCGCAATTCCCCAAAGATTCAGTGGCTTATGATACCGTAAAAATTGACAGTATCCTGAAAGCTCGTTTAGTCGATTTTCCTAAAATAAATCCAGCAATCAAAAGAGGATTGCCCGTGAAAACGCAGTTTATACTTCCTGTAATTTTAAAGGTCGAGTAGTTTTTTAAGGAGCAATTTCCAGCTGTACACTATATCTGTTGCCCTGAACCCCAGGACAACAGGATGCCGTTTCCATCTGGGCTAGGGCATTCATTTTCATTACAAGATTTGTTTAAAACCGTCTTCCTTTCCATTCGTATTTTCCGAACAAGCAAAACAAAGCCACAGCAGTGCTGAAAACGGGATACCACAAACTACTTAAAAGCAAATAATGGATTTTATGCTTAGTCAAGAATCTATTTGTTTGCTGAATCAGCACAGTGTCAATTCCAAATTTGATCAGGAAATAAAACACAGGAGAAAAATAGGGAAGAATTCCAAAAACGGTCAGCCCCAAACAACAAACCAACCCAAAATTCATCACAAACACAAGCAGTCCCAGTCTTTTTCCAAAATCACTTTGGTATGAAGTAGTTTTGGATGCCCAGCGCATGCGTTGGTAAAACAATGATTTCCAGTTATTCAAAGGTTTTGTGGTAACAATGGTATTTTTCGATTTTAAATAAGCTACTTTTTCAGGGTATTTGGCAATTGCCTTTTGCAACAGAAAAACATCATCGCCACTCGCTATTGCAGAATTTCCATCGAAACCTTTTAATTTTTGAAAAAATGATTTGGTATAAGCAAAATTGGCGCCATTGCACATAAAACCCTTTTTAATTCCAAAACTGCCTATGGTAGCCCCTTGCAAACTCGCCAAATCCAATTGCTGAAAATGATGCAAAAACGAATTCCCGCATTTGTAGGTAACCGCTCCAGCAATCATTGAAACGTGATGCAACTGAATGTAGTTATCCAAAGCCAGCAACCAATTTTTATGTACCACACAATCAGCATCAGTGGTGATGACCCATTCGGTTTTTACGATTTGCATAGCCGTTGTAATGGCATCTTTCTTTGGTGAATTTGAAATCCGAACAGTATTAACAACCGAAACGTTAAACTTTAAACCTGAAACTTTAAACTCTTTATCCGATTGATCATCAACCAAAATCACTTCAAACAAATCCGTCGGATAATTCAATTGTGAAAAGCTTTCTAATAAAACGGGCAAATTGTCAGCTTCATTCCGAAAAGGGACAATAATGCTAAAGCTGGTTTTTGGCGGTAAGCCAATGAATTCGAACTGATTTATTTTGGTAAAACCATAAATGAGCCAGCCAATTGTTATTAGATACATTAGTATAATCAAACCAAAAATAATCACACTCATACTTTATATGTTTAATGGCTGTCTTTCATTCCCTCTTCGTAGGCGAGGGGGCTTTTGAAATTCAATACATAATAACTCCCAATAATTACTGGTAAAACTACATTCAAAAACCACATTAACGTAGTGACAAAAACCACTACCCATTCATTAACGCCCAATATTCCAAAGAAATAAACAGCTACACTTCCTTTTACAGCAAAATCTAAAAACTGAAAAGTAGGCAAAGAAGAAGCTAGAAAGT includes these proteins:
- the rpmF gene encoding 50S ribosomal protein L32, coding for MAHPKRKISKTRRDKRRTHYKATVAQIATCPITGEAHLYHRAYWHEGKMYYRGQVVIDKSVALA
- a CDS encoding YceD family protein → MSKTKEYVIPFVGLKLGKHKFEYQINNAFFEIFDYNEFQNSDIRVSVVLDKKSNLLEIDFKHKGTVNVPCDLTSEDFDLPVKGKLKLIVRFGDTYNNDNEELLIVPFGEFEIDISQYIYEMIVLSIPLRRVHPGIKDGSLKTEALTKLKELAIEEQKKEKKEEKKEENIDPRWDKLKQLLTDK
- the pdxA gene encoding 4-hydroxythreonine-4-phosphate dehydrogenase PdxA; this encodes MMKKAENIIVGISIGDLNGIGSEVVLKTFEDSRMLELCTPVIFANVKILSFIRKNFESTVALHGIDKLDQIVVGKVNVFNLWKEGIDINLGVNDEKVGEYAIKSFIAATKALKEGTIDVLVTAPINKYNIQSDTFKFPGHTDYLDQELEGNALMLMVQDNLRVGLLTDHVPINEVASHLTEELIFKKIETIKKTLIQDFSINKPKIAVLGLNPHCGDGGVIGTEDDAVLKPALKKLFEKGTLVFGPFAADGFFGSNQYEKYDAIIATYHDQGLIPFKTLSFGNGVNYTAGLNKIRTSPDHGTAYDIAGKNKADYNSFKEAVYLAIDIYNSRNQYAEISQKPLKTKEKQL
- a CDS encoding riboflavin synthase yields the protein MFTGIIETLGTVQEVKKEQDNLHITIDSSITEELKVDQSVAHNGICLTVVAIDKDLYTVTAIGETIKKTNISTWDVGDKINLERAMKLGDRLDGHIVQGHVDQVGTCVAANETNGSWFYTFEYDSSLQNITIEKGSITVNGVSLTVVDSGKNNFSVAIIPYTYEHTNFHTFVVGTKVNLEFDVIGKYVSRLYSNK
- a CDS encoding DUF456 domain-containing protein; protein product: MDILLLSLGFVCVVVGVFGSFLPVLPGPSISWVGIVLLYFTTAVPANYWILGISLLITIVLTVLDYIIPAKGTKKFGGSSYGIWGTNIGLIVGIFAPIPLGFIIGPFVGAFIGELIYDNKNHKRALKAATGSLLGFLASSFMKFVVCMMYLGLFLWIVWKNSNALF
- a CDS encoding glycosyltransferase family 2 protein — encoded protein: MSVIIFGLIILMYLITIGWLIYGFTKINQFEFIGLPPKTSFSIIVPFRNEADNLPVLLESFSQLNYPTDLFEVILVDDQSDKEFKVSGLKFNVSVVNTVRISNSPKKDAITTAMQIVKTEWVITTDADCVVHKNWLLALDNYIQLHHVSMIAGAVTYKCGNSFLHHFQQLDLASLQGATIGSFGIKKGFMCNGANFAYTKSFFQKLKGFDGNSAIASGDDVFLLQKAIAKYPEKVAYLKSKNTIVTTKPLNNWKSLFYQRMRWASKTTSYQSDFGKRLGLLVFVMNFGLVCCLGLTVFGILPYFSPVFYFLIKFGIDTVLIQQTNRFLTKHKIHYLLLSSLWYPVFSTAVALFCLFGKYEWKGRRF